One window from the genome of Drosophila albomicans strain 15112-1751.03 chromosome 2L, ASM965048v2, whole genome shotgun sequence encodes:
- the LOC117564917 gene encoding odorant receptor 42b-like translates to MLYKLFPRMRVWTLKERQLSSRDALVYLDRGMCVVGWMPPKNKCWRRVYPLWSALTTLMVMILLVLSLFISYIKDLRSFTAGQFLTSLSVALNCLGLSIKASYTFAGMKRFQHAKKLLDRMDERCRSAEQREQLHQNVARCNRIYMCYQVMYCFYAASTFLAASCSGQLPWKIYNPLIDWRASDFNFWLAAFVEYVWMSGAVMQDQIADLYPIIYFLTLRTHLLMLKQRLERLRTDPRMNEDENYAELIKCIIDHRLIIEFCNTLKPVVSGTIFVQFILCGVVIGLSMINIIYFSNFWTGLGIAFFICDLLMETFPFCYICNMIITDCEQLTNCLFHSNWQSADRRYRTTFLYFLQNIQQPIVMTAGGVFVISLGTNITVAKLAFSVVTCARQLNIAEKFS, encoded by the exons ATGCTTTACAAACTGTTTCCTCGCATGCGAGTTTGGACACTCAAGGAGCGCCAATTGTCTTCCCGGGATGCACTCGTTTATCTGGATCGCGGCATGTGTGTGGTTGGTTGGATGCCGCCAAAAAATAAGTGTTGGCGTCGCGTATACCCACTGTGGTCAGCACTTACTACTCTGATGGTAATGATATTGCTGGTGTTGTCGCTGTTCATCAGCTACATCAAGGATCTGCGTAGCTTCACAGCCGGACAGTTTCTCACTTCCTTGTCGGTGGCTCTCAATTGCCTTGGATTGAGCATCAAGGCGAGTTACACGTTTGCTGGCATGAAACGCTTTCAGCATGCCAAAAAGCTTTTGGATCGCATGGACGAACGTTGTCGTAGTGCAGAACAGCGTGAGCAGTTGCATCAGAATGTGGCACGTTGCAATCGCATCTATATGTGCTATCAAGTCATGTATTGCTTCTATGCGGCATCCACATTTCTGGCTGCCTCCTGCTCGGGTCAATTGCCATGGAAAATCTATAATCCGCTCATCGATTGGAGAGCGAGTGATTTTAACTTTTGGCTGGCTGCATTCGTCGAATATGTTTGGATGTCTGGTGCTGTGATGCAAGATCAAATTGCCGATCTGTATCCCATCATTTACTTCCTTACACTGCGCACTCATCTCTTAATGTTGAAACAGCGCTTAGAACGTTTGCGCACAGATCCCAGGATGAACGAGGATGAGAATTATGCGGAGCTCATCAAGTGTATTATTGATCATCGTTTGATTATTGA ATTTTGCAATACGCTTAAGCCTGTCGTCTCTGGCAccatttttgtgcaatttattttatgcggCGTTGTCATTGGTCTCTCCATGATCAACATTATATACTTTTCAAACTTCTGGACTGGCCTCGGCATTGCCTTCTTCATTTGTGATCTGCTGATGGAAACTTTTCCCTTTTGCTACATTTGCAATATGATTATCACGGACTGCGAGCAGCTCACAAATTGTCTCTTTCATTCCAATTGGCAATCAGCGGATCGTCGCTATAGGACAACATTTCTCTACTTTCTGCAAAATATTCAGCAACCCATTGTTATGACAGCGGGAGGCGTCTTTGTCATATCACTGGGCACAAATATTACT GTTGCCAAATTGGCATTTTCTGTGGTCACCTGCGCTAGGCAATTGAACATTGCCGAGAAGTTTAGCTAA
- the LOC117564555 gene encoding uncharacterized protein LOC117564555: protein MAEELFPGLERPLPQLPSLTYTLFAYREELRRRDAPFMKMSTIKLHLTDNLILQTIKNIRQLDTMEIMNLNREIVFKRKLTKQMRKVRKLEKLGLNVDPRQLTTQQWH, encoded by the coding sequence ATGGCTGAAGAACTTTTTCCAGGTCTCGAGCGTCCTTTGCCGCAGCTTCCTTCGTTGACCTACACGCTGTTTGCCTATCGCGAGGAGCTGCGACGCCGTGACGCTCCCTTCATGAAGATGTCCACGATTAAGCTGCACTTGACCGACAATCTGATACTGCAAACGATCAAGAACATTCGTCAATTGGATACCATGGAGATCATGAATTTGAACCGCGAGATTGTCTTCAAGCGCAAGTTGACCAAGCAGATGCGTAAGGTGCGTAAGCTGGAGAAACTTGGACTCAATGTCGATCCTCGCCAACTCACCACACAACAGTGGCACTAA